DNA sequence from the Candidatus Saccharibacteria bacterium oral taxon 488 genome:
GTCAATAACAATTACAGATGATAAGGGACACGTGGTATCGGTTGATGTTGCTCAAGGCGACAAAAGGTTTGGTGGAAGTGAGATCGCAGTAGAAGTTACCACTGATATAATTGAGGTCGGCGCAAAGAGTAGACAGACGGATCGGATAACGTGGCGGTTGGATTTTTTGTCTCCAGAACCTATGGCACATCAGCATATCGAATCTCCAGAAGCACTACTGCCGGCTCTAGAAGGCGTGTTACCGACGAAAGTGGAATGGTCGCACAGACAGACTGCTGATGGTTGGTCGGAGACTAAGGAAATTACAATCGTTTCACCAAAGTCTGTCTCGCCATCGAGACCAGATTATGGAGCATAGCGGCGGTACCGGCTAAGGGAGAGATTAATGGTCGGGCCGTGGAGAGTGCTAAGGTATATGATGCGGCAAAAAGCCTATTTGATCGGCTCGCGACCGATGGTGATATATCCGATATCTTGCCTTCTCAGTAAACTAACGTGCCGCCAGATATTCACCGAGTAATGTTACTTTGTGACCAGTTGAGGTAATTTTATTGATGGCGTGATGCAATGACGGGCCGGCAGCGTCAACGGTCATGAAGAATTTGTAGTTCCATGGTTGGCCGATGATGGGTTGGGACTGGAGGCTGGTGAGGTTAATGGACTGATCGGCGAATGTGCGGAGTATTTCAAGGAGGCTGCCTGGTTGATGGGCAGTGGTCACCACAAGCGTTGCTCGATTAGCGTTAGTCACTGTGGCGGTTGGATCAAGGACGAGGAAACGAGTGATGTTGTCCTGACCGTCTTGGATGTGCCGCCTGAGAATTGGCATATTGTATAGTTGGGCAGCGGTTTCACCGGCGATGGCTGCCAGGTGTGGTGAACCCTGTTGCTTGATGAATTCGACAGCGCCAGCGGTATCAAAATATTCAATTTGTGCAGCTTGCGGTAGGCGTTCTTGGAGAAAACGCTGACATTGTGACAAGGCGACAGGATGTGAATAGACAGCGGTAATGTCTTCAAGTTTTGTGCCCAGATTGGTGATGAGTGTTTGTTGAATGGTAAGTGTTACTTCCCCGACGATGGGAGCACTGCAGGATTCAATGTGACGGTAAGTTTCGTTGATGGTGCCGTAAATGGTATTTTCCACTGCCACGACAACGGCGTCGGCCTTACTGCGAGCATAGGTTTGAAAGACATCGCCAAAGGTCATGCACGGAACAATGGTGATGTCAGATCCATACCATTGTTTTGCCGCTTGTTCGTGAAATGACCCAGCTTGTCCTTGAATGGCGATACGCATGGACCCTATTGTAGCATGGTCTGGCGGGGTGCATCACTGGACTTTTGCATTAGATTACCGTATAATACGGAGGAATAATAACCTAAGGTTATGTGCGATAACATAACCATCCGTAATGGATTCCAAAGGAGGAAACATGAACGAATACGAACTGACTGTTCTTATTCACCCAGATTTGGAAGCAAATTTGGATACGGCCCTAGACAAGGTCCGGTCGCTTGTCACTACCAATGGTGGCGAAATTACTAAAGAAGACAATTGGGGCAAGAAAAAGCTAGCCTATGCAATTCGTCGTGAAGACTTTGCGGTGTATGTTTACTTTGAGGTGAAGTTGCCAAGCAGTGCGCCGCTCAAGATATCAAATGTTCTGAATATCACCGACGAGGTGCTTCGTTATTTGTTGGTTAAGACCGACGAGAAGACACGTCGAGCGCTTGCTGAGCAGAAAGAGCGCGAAGCTAAGGTCGCTACCGAGGCGGCTGATAAAGAAGCCTAATATTCGACGCGATACATAATAAAAAAGGAGGGTCATCATGGCACGAAGTATCAACCAAGTTATTTTACTAGGGCGGTTAACGCGCGATCCAGAGCAGCGGACAACGCCATCAGGTCGGACAGTTGTTAGCTTTAGTATCGCGGTTGATCGTGCCGGACAGGATGATCAAGCTGATTTCTTCGACGTTACCGCGTGGGAAAAATTGGGCGAACTGGTGATGCAGTACCTGTCAAAGGGCCGCCGCGTGTTGGTGCAGGGTCGGTTGCGACAGGACAGCTGGGATGATAAAGAAACCGGCAAGCGCCGCTCGCGTATTGAAGTGACGGCGACCGATGTAACATTCCTTGACGCTCCGAGCGGCGATAGCGCGAATACAACCGCACCACGTAATACTAATACTAAGCAGGCTGAGACCGTAGCGGATATTGACGATAAGCCGATCGATCTTAGCGAGATACCGTTCTAAAGGAGAACAAAATGGCAAAACGATTAAAGAAGGACACCCCAACGGTTTTTGACTATAAGGATGTTAAAACATTAATGCGCTATGTTAATGCGTATGGTCAAATTGAGCCGATAGCGAAGACGGGTCTCAGTGTCAAGCAGCAGCGTAGCTTGGCAGTGGCAATCAAGCGTGCTCGGCACTTAGCATTGCTGCCGTTTGTATCGCAAGGGCAATAAAAGTATACATTGAGGGAACTCTCTAGCCCCCGAACGTATTTATAGATAAGAAAGAGAGTCGAGTGGTCTGTGCAGGGTAAGGCACGGGCCACTGTTGTTTGTGGGCGGCTGTACAGCGTATTTTTATTTTTGATACAAGATAGTATTATGATGTTACTAAGACCACCGTGGGGTATTTGAGTAAAAAATATGTTCAGTCAGCGAGAAATACTCTACCGTCCGAAAGAATGTTAGAATTAGGTACGGTAGCTTAATAGTTATAGGAAAGGAAAAACAATATGTATCAGCCGACAGATCTTAAAAAGGGTACGGTTTGTCAGATTGACGGTAAGCCATATCGCGTCATTGAATATGGACAGAAGGTTATGGGGCGTGGAGGTTCTATTGTGAACGTTAAATTGAAAAACTTACTGGATGGAAGTGTCATCCCGAAGACCTTTAAGGGTCAAGACAAAATTGAGCCAGCTGAAGTGGCTAGCAAGACTGTTCAATATTTATATCATGACGGAGATATGTTCTGCTTCATGGATCCAGAAAATTTTGAACAATTTGAATTGTCTAATGATGTGGTAGATGAGGCGAAAGATTATTTGAAAGAGGGTTGTGAGCTGAATCTCCAGGTGTTTGATGGGCGAGTGATTAATGTTGAATTACCAAAAAATCTCTATCTCGAAGTTACATATACTGAAGATGTCGTAAAGGGCGATACAACCTCAAGCGTACTTAAGGATGCAACGCTTGAGACGGGCCTTATTATTAAGGTACCAGCATTCATTAAACAGGGCGATATTGTCAGTGTTGACACAGCGACGGGTGAATATCGAGAGCGCAAAAAATAACAAAGGGGTCTTCTTGTCGGAAGCGTCGCCCAGGGTGTTCGGGCGATGCTTTTTGTTGTTGTTAATACATCAAATAACGATAAAGAGTGGAGCAAGAGTTTAGGTATTGATGCTAAAAATACAACGTAATATATGTATAGCTGGTGGGGTGTTTTTGGTGATACATACGACAACTGTTTTCATGAAAATTATGGGTCTATTTGCGATAATGGTGAGAGTATCCTTGGCCACTACAGAGGTAAATATAACTATTGATGTATAAATTACACTGGTGTGTAGTATACAACGTTGTATTTTAGTTAACGTAGAATTAACGATAGCGAAGATCGGCCTATAGGTAAAAGTAAGAATAATTATTGATGTATTTATAACAGCAGTTCTACTATCACAATAGGTCACTAGTGATTGAGAAAAATATGTATTCAGGCTACAATGAGAAGTGACATGAAGCAGCGATTAGATAAAATGATACTAGAACGTGGGTTGGTTGAATCGCGTTCAGAAGCAGAGAATTGGATAGGCTTAGGGCAAGTCATGGTCAATGGTAGGGTGGCGACGCGTCCCGGATGTTTCGTTAATGATACAGCAGACATTACATTGCTGACTCGTGAGCGGTACGTTTCGCGTGCAGGCCTCAAACTAGCGAGTGTGGCGGATAGTTTTCGGTTGGACTTTCAGGGGAAAACAGTGCTGGACATAGGGTCGAGTACTGGTGGATTTACTGATTTTGCGCTGCGTCATGGCGCCCGACGCGTGTATGCTGTTGATGTGGGCACGAATCAGTTGCATCATCGACTGCGTGACGATCGGCGTATAATATTACACGAAAAGACAGACATTCGTGACTTTGAGCTTGATTGTCCACCAGACATTATCGTGGGAGACGTGTCATTTATTAGTCTGCGCGACATTCTACCACACGTTGCAAAACGGCTGATGGGCAGTGCGACGGTGCTTGTAGCAATGGTAAAACCGCAGTTTGAGGCAGGGCGTCATTTGGTACAAAAGGGTGTTGTAAAAAATGCTGCTATACGACGAAAGATCCTGACCGATTTTGAGCAATGGGCAAAACAGTATTTTGTAGTTCTTGATAAAAAGGATAGCACCGTCGCTGGCAGTAAGGGTAACGTTGAGCGCTTCTATAAGCTACAACTGAAAAAATAACAGAGGTAATAACTGTAGTAAAAATAGCATCGTTGTATTTATGGCAACGTAGTATACTATACAATAAGGTTAGACATTGAACCGAAATTCGACGACATCGTTAGGTTGCATGATGTAATTTTTACCCTCAGTACGTATTTTACCCGCTTCACGGGCCTTAGCTTCTGAACCTGCGGCAACAAGGTCGTGGTAGCTAATGACTTGTGCAGCGATGAATCCGCGCTCAAAGTCTGAGTGGATGACGCCAGCAGCCTGTGGCGCCGTCCAGCCTTTATGTATTGTCCATGCTCTAACTTCCTTCTGACCTGCCGTGAGATAGCTCTGTAGACCAAGTGTGTCGTACGCGGCATGGATAAGCTGCGACAATCCAGTTTCGGAAGCTCCGTAGCTATCAAGCAGTTCCAATGCGTCATTATTTGATAATTCTCTGAGCTCTTCTTCAAGCTTGGCACAAATAAATAATACTCGGGCTGGCGCGACGAGTTTGGTAAGCTTTTCCTGCAGGGCATGGTCGCCGAGCCCCGCCTCGTCAACATTAAATGTATAAATAATTGGCTTGGCAGTGAGTAAATGAAGATCATTAATTATCTCATATTTGATATTTTCTATGGATGCTATCGGCGTACCTGAATTAAGTGATGTCAGGAGTGTTTCAAGGTGTGTAGCGACCTGTCGTGCCTCCGGCTTGGCTTTGGCTTCTTTTTGGAGACGAGGCAGACGATGTTCTATGGTTTGGATGTCGGCAAGGATAAGTTCGGTATTGATGATATCAATGTCGGCTTGAGGGTTAATCGGGGTATTGTCGTGTCGTAATATATCTGAGTTTTCAAAGGCGCGAACGATGTGGATAATGGCGTCGCATTCGCGAATATTGTGCAGGAATTTATTGCCAAGCCCTTCTCCTTTTGAGGCGCCAGCTACCAATCCAGCGATGTCGACGAACGTTACGGTCGCGGGGATAATTTTTTGCGTATCATACAGTTTTGCGAGTACATCGAGCCGCTCATCGGGAACCGGTACGATGCCAGTATTCGGTTCAATGGTGGTAAACGGGTAATTAGCCGCTAGAATATTATTGTTAGTAAGTGCATTAAATATGGTCGACTTACCGACATTTGGCAGGCCGACGATTCCGATTGATAGACTCATATCGTGTATTATAACAAATTATACAAACTTGCCTCAGTATATAATATGTATTAGAATAAGCAGTATGAATAAGGTTATTGTCTCGCGAATATTTATGATAGTGGGTATCGTGTTGAGTGTCGGGGCGATAGTCGCCGTTATCATGATGGTGATGGGGCGATTGCATGTTGGATTAAAAGAGCCGAGCCAAGATATCGCGCCAACCGCTAAGATGATATGTGGCGAGGATATGATAAAAGAATATCAATCAATTATCGCTGCACCGAATGGGTATGGTCCGACAGCGCTTGAGGGGCTGGTGAAGAAGATTTCAGAGCGTGGCGGCCCGGGTGACGATACGGTGTGTCACTATGTTGTGCTTCACGATGCATCACTACGGAATGATCGCCAGCGGATTGATCAGATTCATCAAGGGTTGATCAACTCAATGAAGATGCGCCAGGCGGTCGAGCCGTTTTATCGACTGGGTATTAATCAGGATACGGTAAAAGCACTGGTCGAGATCGGTAAGGCTGATGCGGGTGCGGGGAATAAGGATGGTACACCGGGTCAGGGCTAGGGTCGGACTGCGGCTCATTATTGGCTATATGCTGGCACTTGTGATTGTCGCATCGACGTTGGCGATTATTGGTGCGGATAGAGCAGAGGCGGTGGACTGTAGCGGTTTGAGCGGTCGACGACGTTTGATGTGTATTAATGCACGCAATGATGGTGAACGGTTTGCGGTGCAATATATCTGTAAGGGCGGTGGAACGCGGTGCGGTGCGATGTGGATGTCGTCGCCTGGGACGTCGTATACGAATGATGTTATTAACACCGTTAGCTGGAATGCGACGTCATTATCACTTGACTTGAGGGGGTCGGTGAACGGCAACGGTCAGTCGCGAGCACGGGTTTGGGCGACAAATGTAACGGTTAGTCAGAATGGTCGGACATTACTGTCTGGCGGTACGCTTGATCGGGGGACGCATCCATCAGGCGCGTACCACTGGGTTGATGGCGGTAGCAGCATTCGAGTAAATGGAATTGACATATCTGGTGTAGTTGCGCCAGGAAGTTCCGGCCGTATCATTTTGCAGGTGCGGCGCTGTTTCTATAGTAGTCCAGGCGGTAGCGGTGCTTGTGCGACACAAGATGTCGAGGTGTGGATTAAGCGTGAGCAGGCGCCAAACCAATGGACTGTTGAAGGGCAATCGCGAGTGTCAATCAATGGTGGCAGTTTAGTGCAAAACACGACTGCTGCACCAGGACAGCGTGTACGATTTTTTCATTACTTGAGAAATAATTCTTCATATACAATTCCTCCCTATACTCTAAAGCGCATAGGTATTAATCAGGATGTTAATGGTACGACAACGCATCATGCGTGGGCGTCGCCGTATACGCGTAGTGCTAGCCCGTGGAATACGTTTTATGAGCCGAGCGACGTTAAGCCATATAATAATGTCTTTGGGGCTGAGGGGATCGTGACGCAGGATGATGTCGGTAAAACAGTGTGTCAAAAGATTTTATGGCTGCCGGGTGCGTGGAATACTGATGGCTGGGGGGTCTCATCGAATGCCTGTGCATCGGTGCCGTATGATTATGAGTTGCGGCCGGAGGTGCAGGCGCCAGATTATATTAATGAAGGAACGATTGAGGTGAGTGGCGTGACCGCGCGGATTAATCATACAGGATCGACACGGTCAAATCGGGCAAATTATGCTGTGGTGCGGTTTGTGTTAAGGGGCGGTGGAAATTATACCGTGCCGGGCGGTGAGGGAGCTGTTGTGCCGTATGATAGACGTTCGCCGGGTAATTTAGTGGGCGATTGGGATTGTTATATCGCCAAGAACACGATTAAAAATAGTCGACCGGGTTTGCAGGTGGCAGATTGCACATCAAATAATTTGGCACGTAATGGCGCGGGAACAATTATCCAGCGAGGTGGGCTGGAAATTCCGCTTGGCAAGGATAATTTGAGTGGAGTGACAATGACGACTGGTGACCAGTTGTGCTATATGACTATTGTGAGTACATATAACCAACATGTGAATACCAGTACGTTTCGCTATGCGGTAGATTGTGCAAGAGTCGCTGGACGGCCAAAAGTTCAGTTCTGGGGGGCGGATGTGCGAGTTGGTGTCGGGATAGACGGTAGTGCGGGTAATAATAATGCGGAAGTCAGGACATCACTGACGAGGGTGAGGCGATAGATGGCGCTGCAGTTAAAAACCCAAAGGTGGTGGATCGGAGTCGGTGCCGTTGGGCTAGTGGTATTCGGAAGCCTTGGAGTGTATATCTGGCGTCATTATATCAGCGTAACGGCGCAAGTAGCACCTGACGTAACTCACGTCGAGAGGGCGGTGCTAGCAGCAAGTACGACAACGCCACCGGGCGGCAGTAGTTATGACCCAGCCACGTCGTATCACATGCCGTGGGAGAAATATCCGGTTGGCGAGAGAGAGCAGATCGGCGGGACGCCAGAACGGATTAGTAGTTGGCCAACGGCCGGGGATGGTGGATCTGACTGTCGTGTGAACGCAAATGCCACGACAGTGGTCGATGGTGTTGGCGGGACATTTAATTATGGTGGGTTTACGATGATGCCATCACCGATGTCTGGTAATCGGACAGTCGGTCAGGATAAGTGTAGCGGATCGGTGTCAACATGGACGGCACCGGACGGTGAAAATAGCACATCTTCGGCAACGCCAGCACCGAGTTGGTTTGACGACGTGGTAGCGGCCAATAGCGGTGGTCTAGCGGGCGGAGCATATGTTAATCCACGAGCGTATGGTGGCTGGGCGACGGATGCTAATGCCACGACGAAAGTGCCGTTTGGTATACCTGCCCAGCGATCAGGCGCGGCTGGGGCGGCTGAGTTTGCCGAATGCGGCGGGGTCATCAAAGAGTCAGGAACATCTACGTGGGCAACTGATGGAGCGTTTCGGCAGCCGTTATATGATCAAGGCGGCCAGTCGAAGCCGCTCTGGGGTGCGCGTTGTAAGGACGAGACAAAGTTGAAAGAGACACTGACCCGGCGTCACAATGCGCCGCAAACTGATACCAATGGTGAAAATTACGTGAAGTCGTCTGGCGTAACGCTATTTCGGCAGAAATTCCGGCTGACGAGCCAGCAGCTCGAAGAGATTCGTCAGCTGGATTTGTTGAACGACGGACGATCAGGACTATACTTGCGTTTGGCGGTTGATGATTATGCTGCGGTGTACATTAATGGTAAGCCAGTCTTTGCCAATCCGAAAGCGTCATCTGGTGTCGAGATGAAGAGAATCATCGCGGATTATTTACGGGCTGGTGATAATGTGATTGCTCTAGAGGTGCAAGATGCGATTGCTCCAACTAGCCTCGCCAATGCTAATGCGGCTGCTCGGTGGCTGCTCGGTGTGTATGCGCCAAAGGGGTGGCAGCCGGTACCGGGGGAGCCGCGGCTGTACGGATCGTGGGCGGAATATGCCATTAGTGCACCTGGACAAATTATTTCCTCTTCGGGAGCAGGACTATCGTCTACGCCGACAGGGCGAACGGGGGCGATTGAGGCACGGCAATATAATGATCTGACGTTTCAGAACACTAACATCCCGTTTGGTAATTTTCGCGACAAGATGCCGACCGTACGCACACCTGATGCCTATTTTACGAACACGGGAAATTTATCCGGGGCGGTGTCTATGAGTGACGTGGCCGGTGGTGTGTATCAGGCTGGCAACCTGACGATTACCGGTGGAGAAATTAAGCGTGGCCGGCAAATTGTTATCAAATCGGGCGGCGTGGTGACTATCAAGGGTGACGTAAAGCAGGAGGGCGGTAACTATTCGGCGGCTCGGGATCTGCCGCAGTTGATTATCAGCGCTCGGCATATTATCATTGAGCCGAATGTCACGCAGCTTGATGCTTGGCTGGTGGCCAAGAATGGTACAATCAATACCTGTGATACCATAGTTCGTGATAGTCGTCAGTGGCTGTCGGGGCTGGATGCGAAAACGTGTGAAAAACAGCTGCGGATCAACGGTCCGATTATCGCGAAGCACCTCTTTTTGCGTCGTACCTTTACCAAGGGTGGCGATACCTCTGGCAATAATCCGGGCGAGCCAGCGGAAATATTGAATTTGCGTGCTGATGCATATTTGTGGGGAAATGAGCGGTCGAAAGAATCGGGGGCTATCAAAACGATGCATCTAAAAGAGCTACCGCCACGATTTTAAGGGTTTTACATTTCGATATGCTTATGTATAATAGAATAGTATGAAATTAGCTAAAGGGCTGGGCGACTTTTTCGGATTAGACATCGGGACGAATGCGGTGCGTGTCGTTCAGTTGGCACGAACGAGCAACGGATGGAATCTGCTGCACTATGGTTATGCACCTGTTGACCCGAAGGTTACGGGTAGTGATTCGCCAGAGGCGCAGCGTAAGCTTGGTGAAGTGATCATGACTGCTGTCGGACAGAGCGGTATCAAGACGCAAAATGTAGCGATTGGACTACCGTCGAGCAAGACCTTTACGGCGATTATTGATGTGCCAAAAGTGTCAGACCAAGAGCTAAAGGCGACCATGAAATACCAGGTCGATCAGTACATTCCTATGGCGATTGAGGATGCCAAGGTTGATTGGGCGCTGCTCGGTGACAGTTTGCGCGAGCAAGGCCAGTATGAGGTGTTATTGACGAGTGCAGCGATTAGCTATGTCGAGGAGCGGCTTGAGTTCATCGAAGGTCTTGGCTTTAATGTGGTTGCTGAGGAGCCGGATCCGATCGCGATGCTTCGGGCATTAGCGCCGACTGATGGAGCGACCGCAAAGTTAGTACTAGATATGGGCGAACACTCGACCGATTTGGCGGTCATTTATGGCGATATGCCGCGGTTAGTGCGCACGGTGCCGAGCGGATTGCAGACGTTGGTGCGAGCGGCGGTGCAAAATCTCAACGTGCAGGATGATCAGGCTCGCCAGTTTATTATCAAGTTTGGTCTGGCGCCTGACCGGCTTGAAGGGCAAGTCCTCAGGGCGATTGACGGCGTGCTGGATAACTTTGCGACCGAGCTGACCAAATCAATTAAGTTCTTTCAGACGCGCTATCCGAGTATTTCCGTGTCAGGAATTCTACTATCGGGCTTTGGCGCGGCGATACCGATGATGGATAATTATATTACTAACAAGACTGGTATACCGGCGACTACGGCTGATCCGTGGCAGCATGTTAGTCTTGGGCAGGCCGATCAGCAAAAATTAGCACCAATTGCCTCGGAGTTTGCGACGGTTGTTGGTCTAGCGCAGCGGAGGAGTGGGTCGTGATTGAGATTAACTTGATTCCCGATGTCAAGCGCGAGCTGCTTCGGGCAAAAATGATGCGCAACACCGTGACAGCGATGTCGATAACCGTCAGCATGATCGCGGTCGGAGTGGCGGTTGCTCTCGGCTTAATCTTTGGTGGTCAGATAGCCTTGGAGGCGCTGCATGATGGAACAATTAAGAGTAAGACGCGCGAGCTGACGTCGATTGAAGATCTCGATAAGTTAGTGACCATTCAGCATCAGCTGGCGACAATTAACAAACTATCAAGTGAGCGTCAGGCCGATTCGCGGCTATTTGACGTGATGACGGCGGTCAATCCGGTGGCGCCAAATAGTATTAAAATTGCGACGCTAAAACTCAAGCCAGAGTCACGGACAATTACTATTGAGGGATCAGCTGAGAATGGCTATATTGCGCTGGAGATATTTAAGAAGACGATTACTAATACGACTGTGCAGACAACACAAAATGGGCAAGAGGTTAAACAGCCGCTGGCTGAGAATTTGCAGGCGGGTGAGGCCAGCTTTGGTGAAGATGCCAACGGTAAGAAGGTGTTGCGCTTCTCGTTCACGTTTACCTATCCGGCAGAATTGTTTTCGAAAACGAGTGGCTCAGTGGTGATTGCGACGCCAAACGGTAAAGTTGATGTGACTGATTCGCGGCTGGGGGTACCAGAGAGCCTATTTGCCAAGAAGCCAAAAGACGCTTCAAATAAGGAGAAAAACTAATGCCTGAAAATAAAGACGTTGCCATCCGTAAGCGCCAGCAGATTGATTCATCAAAGAAAACCATGTTTCTGTTCGTGGCGGGTGCGGCATTTGTTAGCGGGGTAGCGATTGTGGTGTCGTTCTTCCTCGTGCGGCAGATTTTGTTTCATGGCGCAGTTGTCCTTGCGAAGCAAGACACCATCAACACACTGGAGAATAATAAAAAGGCGGCCGAGTCGCTCAAAGATAATGTGCGTTCACTAGAGGCGAATGAGGCGCTTAACTCAGTGAAGTTAAAGGATAGTAGTAGTCCATTGCAGACGATTCTTGATGCACTGCCGGCTAGTGCGAATGCCGATGCGCTTGGTGCATCCATCCAGAAGAAGTTCGTTAATGGCATCGCCGGTCTGTCACTAGAAAGTATCTCGGTCCACTATACGGCTAATGAGTCGGGTGCGGAGCAAGAGGACGCTGGTGATGGTCGCTCGGCGGTGAGTTTTACCATGACAGTGAGCGG
Encoded proteins:
- the ssb gene encoding single-stranded DNA-binding protein, with amino-acid sequence MARSINQVILLGRLTRDPEQRTTPSGRTVVSFSIAVDRAGQDDQADFFDVTAWEKLGELVMQYLSKGRRVLVQGRLRQDSWDDKETGKRRSRIEVTATDVTFLDAPSGDSANTTAPRNTNTKQAETVADIDDKPIDLSEIPF
- the rpsF gene encoding 30S ribosomal protein S6, yielding MNEYELTVLIHPDLEANLDTALDKVRSLVTTNGGEITKEDNWGKKKLAYAIRREDFAVYVYFEVKLPSSAPLKISNVLNITDEVLRYLLVKTDEKTRRALAEQKEREAKVATEAADKEA
- the ychF gene encoding redox-regulated ATPase YchF, whose amino-acid sequence is MSLSIGIVGLPNVGKSTIFNALTNNNILAANYPFTTIEPNTGIVPVPDERLDVLAKLYDTQKIIPATVTFVDIAGLVAGASKGEGLGNKFLHNIRECDAIIHIVRAFENSDILRHDNTPINPQADIDIINTELILADIQTIEHRLPRLQKEAKAKPEARQVATHLETLLTSLNSGTPIASIENIKYEIINDLHLLTAKPIIYTFNVDEAGLGDHALQEKLTKLVAPARVLFICAKLEEELRELSNNDALELLDSYGASETGLSQLIHAAYDTLGLQSYLTAGQKEVRAWTIHKGWTAPQAAGVIHSDFERGFIAAQVISYHDLVAAGSEAKAREAGKIRTEGKNYIMQPNDVVEFRFNV
- the rpsR gene encoding 30S ribosomal protein S18, which codes for MAKRLKKDTPTVFDYKDVKTLMRYVNAYGQIEPIAKTGLSVKQQRSLAVAIKRARHLALLPFVSQGQ
- a CDS encoding prephenate dehydratase; translation: MRIAIQGQAGSFHEQAAKQWYGSDITIVPCMTFGDVFQTYARSKADAVVVAVENTIYGTINETYRHIESCSAPIVGEVTLTIQQTLITNLGTKLEDITAVYSHPVALSQCQRFLQERLPQAAQIEYFDTAGAVEFIKQQGSPHLAAIAGETAAQLYNMPILRRHIQDGQDNITRFLVLDPTATVTNANRATLVVTTAHQPGSLLEILRTFADQSINLTSLQSQPIIGQPWNYKFFMTVDAAGPSLHHAINKITSTGHKVTLLGEYLAAR
- the pilM gene encoding type IV pilus assembly protein PilM, which gives rise to MKLAKGLGDFFGLDIGTNAVRVVQLARTSNGWNLLHYGYAPVDPKVTGSDSPEAQRKLGEVIMTAVGQSGIKTQNVAIGLPSSKTFTAIIDVPKVSDQELKATMKYQVDQYIPMAIEDAKVDWALLGDSLREQGQYEVLLTSAAISYVEERLEFIEGLGFNVVAEEPDPIAMLRALAPTDGATAKLVLDMGEHSTDLAVIYGDMPRLVRTVPSGLQTLVRAAVQNLNVQDDQARQFIIKFGLAPDRLEGQVLRAIDGVLDNFATELTKSIKFFQTRYPSISVSGILLSGFGAAIPMMDNYITNKTGIPATTADPWQHVSLGQADQQKLAPIASEFATVVGLAQRRSGS
- the efp gene encoding elongation factor P, translating into MYQPTDLKKGTVCQIDGKPYRVIEYGQKVMGRGGSIVNVKLKNLLDGSVIPKTFKGQDKIEPAEVASKTVQYLYHDGDMFCFMDPENFEQFELSNDVVDEAKDYLKEGCELNLQVFDGRVINVELPKNLYLEVTYTEDVVKGDTTSSVLKDATLETGLIIKVPAFIKQGDIVSVDTATGEYRERKK
- a CDS encoding TlyA family rRNA (cytidine-2'-O)-methyltransferase is translated as MKQRLDKMILERGLVESRSEAENWIGLGQVMVNGRVATRPGCFVNDTADITLLTRERYVSRAGLKLASVADSFRLDFQGKTVLDIGSSTGGFTDFALRHGARRVYAVDVGTNQLHHRLRDDRRIILHEKTDIRDFELDCPPDIIVGDVSFISLRDILPHVAKRLMGSATVLVAMVKPQFEAGRHLVQKGVVKNAAIRRKILTDFEQWAKQYFVVLDKKDSTVAGSKGNVERFYKLQLKK